The proteins below are encoded in one region of Ascochyta rabiei chromosome 9, complete sequence:
- a CDS encoding Ubiquitinyl hydrolase 1 — protein MSENNPDVMNQLAATLGLSAELQFYDVYSLDEPELLAHIPHPALALLVIIPLTSAWDRSRKVEDAEKGPYVGSGPE, from the coding sequence ATGTCAGAGAACAACCCCGACGTGATGAACCAGCTTGCAGCGACGTTAGGCCTGTCGGCTGAGCTCCAGTTCTACGACGTGTATTCTCTAGATGAGCCTGAACTACTCGCACATATCCCGCATCCTGCTTTGGCTCTACTGGTCATCATTCCTCTTACATCAGCCTGGGATCGGAGCCGCAAGGTCGAAGACGCCGAAAAAGGTCCCTATGTGGGCTCTGGCCCTGAATAG
- a CDS encoding Alpha-galactosidase, which produces MAASLLLTVALVAPTLAKTVRSPTPPMGWNSYNSYNCFPSEDKIKHSTDGLIALGLDKLGYNFITVDCGWPSRDRTSDGKLQWNETLFPSGGKALGDYIHDLGLDFGLYSGAGYLQCGSTDLPASLGYEQLDAESFAEWGGDSLKYDNCYSTSNTTMVDSSSAESQSPARFQHMAAELDAVDRDIHYYVCQWGIGVDTGEWASKIGNSWRISNDIYNAWRSIWRITNQVVPYYRHTTVGAFADMDMLIVGLNALSEEEERFHFGMWAINKSPLIIGAAVDPEKLNQHSLDIMSNKEVIAINQDPLAKQTQLVRRYTVEEYDIWLGELSGSRQIVGVANWRNSSQSIEIDIASLGIESAQARDVWAAKDLGRVEGVQKLDLAGHELRLWILSNTTTAAPLKPTGYHSASNATLSGSAKLVSCSSGACQPAGSKVGNIALGSSATFTSVSASSSGKKTIGIDFVNYDYAFTTAWEWGDNARNATLAVNGGAPKRWAFPLSGGNWEESGRLIIEVDGFVEGANNTVVFSGFGDATAWAPDLVGFEVLE; this is translated from the exons ATGGCGGCCTCACTTCTTCTGACTGTAGCATTGGTTGCACCAACCCTGGCAAAGACCGTCCGCTCACCAACGCCACCTATGGGGTGGAACTCGTATAACAGTTACAACTGCTTTCCATCTGAAGACAAGATCAAACACAGTACCGACGGCCTGATTGCTCTAGGCCTCGACAAACTCGGCTACAACTTTATCACTGTCGACTGTGGCTGGCCGTCAAGAGATCGAACGTCGGATGGCAAGCTGCAATGGAACGAGACGCTGTTTCCCTCCGGCGGTAAGGCATTGGGTGACTACATTCACGATCTTGGTCTGGATTTTGGACTGTACTCGGGTGCAGGGTACCTGCAGTGTGGAAGCACGGATCTTCCTGCGAGTCTTGGTTACGAGCAGCTCGACGCTGAGAGCTTTGCTGAGTGGGGCGGCGATAGTCTGAA GTACGACAACTGCTATTCCACATCCAACACCACTATGGTTGATTCTTCCTCGGCCGAATCACAGTCGCCCGCACGCTTCCAGCACATGGCCGCCGAGCTCGATGCAGTAGACCGTGACATCCATTACTATGTATGCCAATGGGGTATTGGCGTCGACACTGGCGAGTGGGCCTCGAAGATTGGTAACTCATGGAGGATCAGCAACGATATTTACAACGCATGGCGCAGTATCTGGCGTATCACTAACCAAGTTGTTCCTTACTACAGGCACACAACGGTTGGCGCATTCGCTGACATGGACATGCTCAT CGTCGGCCTAAACGCACTTtctgaggaggaggagcgcTTCCATTTCGGCATGTGGGCTATCAACAAATCGCCCTTGATCATTGGTGCTGCAGTCGACCCAGAAAAACTCAATCAGCACTCGCTGGATATCATGTCGAATAAAGAAGTCATCGCTATTAACCAGGATCCGCTGGCCAAGCAGACTCAGCTCGTTCGTCGCTATACCGTGGAAGAGTACGATATATGGCTTGGAGAGCTTTCCGGCTCACGTCAAATCGTGGGTGTTGCGAACTGGAGGAACAGCTCCCAAAGCATTGAGATCGATATTGCATCACTCGGCATCGAAAGCGCGCAGGCTCGAGACGTATGGGCTGCAAAGGATCTCGGTCGCGTTGAAGGAGTGCAGAAGCTAGACCTCGCTGGTCACGAACTCCGTCTCTGGATCCTCTCCAACACAACCACAGCTGCACCTCTCAAGCCTACCGGCTACCACTCTGCCTCGAATGCTACACTCTCTGGATCAGCGAAGCTGGTTTCATGCTCATCTGGAGCTTGCCAACCCGCCGGTTCAAAGGTCGGCAATATTGCCTTGGGATCCAGCGCCACATTTACATCCGTATCTGCCTCATCATCAGGCAAGAAGACAATCGGGATCGACTTTGTCAACTACGACTACGCTTTCACAACAGCGTGGGAGTGGGGTGATAATGCAAGGAACGCAACGCTTGCGGTCAATGGAGGTGCACCGAAGCGATGGGCATTTCCTCTGTCTGGTGGCAACTGGGAGGAGAGTGGACGCTTGATCATTGAAGTTGATGGCTTTGTCGAAGGTGCGAATAACACTGTTGTGTTTAGCGGGTTTGGCGATGCTACTGCATGGGCACCAGATCTTGTTGGGTTTGAGGTCCTGGAGTAG